One genomic region from Pyrobaculum islandicum DSM 4184 encodes:
- a CDS encoding S-methyl-5-thioribose-1-phosphate isomerase, with the protein MEKLVEELKRKFRPKIKPIEWKGDKLVLLDQRFLPFETRYFEARTVADVAEAIRNMVVRGAPAIGITAAFGMVLSLVEKKPRTVEEALNTLTSAKETLAKTRPTAVNLFWALERMYNKATEIATSTATVDELKSALEEEAKRIFEEELDAEIRIGLYGAELLENGDTVLTICNAGGLATGTGLGTATAPIYVSMMLGKQVSVVAPETRPWQQGARLTVYELIQNGVPTKLIADTAVGLVMLKRLVNIVMVGADRILLDGHVYNKIGTLNEAVLAHEFGIPFYVLAPTSTIDPKSRVEDVEIEERDPDEVRTARSNQGIVYVTLKEVPVYNPVFDVTPPKYITGIITEKGVATQPLYKNLRKLLNM; encoded by the coding sequence GAAGTTTAGACCAAAGATTAAGCCAATAGAGTGGAAAGGTGACAAGTTAGTACTACTAGACCAGAGATTTCTGCCATTTGAAACCAGATATTTCGAAGCAAGAACCGTCGCCGATGTCGCTGAAGCTATACGCAACATGGTAGTTAGAGGTGCACCTGCCATTGGCATAACGGCGGCATTTGGGATGGTTCTCTCGCTAGTTGAGAAAAAGCCCAGGACAGTAGAGGAGGCGTTAAACACGCTCACGTCAGCAAAGGAGACACTAGCTAAAACCAGACCCACAGCTGTCAATCTCTTCTGGGCACTTGAACGTATGTATAACAAAGCAACAGAAATAGCTACATCAACGGCAACAGTAGACGAGCTTAAATCCGCCCTAGAGGAGGAAGCCAAAAGAATTTTCGAAGAAGAACTCGATGCCGAAATCAGGATAGGGCTTTACGGCGCCGAGCTTTTAGAAAATGGTGACACAGTGCTTACGATTTGCAATGCAGGAGGACTTGCGACAGGAACCGGCTTAGGTACTGCAACTGCCCCTATCTATGTCTCTATGATGTTAGGAAAACAGGTATCCGTAGTTGCGCCAGAGACTAGGCCTTGGCAACAAGGCGCCAGACTTACGGTGTATGAGCTTATTCAAAACGGCGTGCCGACAAAACTCATAGCTGATACAGCCGTGGGTCTTGTAATGCTTAAGCGCCTTGTGAATATCGTCATGGTCGGCGCAGACCGCATACTTTTAGACGGCCATGTATACAACAAAATAGGTACGCTCAATGAGGCCGTACTTGCTCATGAATTTGGAATTCCATTTTACGTACTAGCGCCGACAAGTACAATAGATCCAAAAAGTAGAGTAGAAGACGTCGAGATAGAGGAGAGAGATCCAGATGAGGTACGTACAGCTAGATCTAACCAAGGCATAGTATATGTCACATTAAAAGAAGTCCCTGTCTACAACCCAGTATTTGACGTCACACCGCCTAAGTATATCACTGGGATCATTACAGAAAAAGGCGTAGCGACACAGCCGTTATATAAAAACCTTCGCAAATTGTTGAATATGTAA
- a CDS encoding RsmB/NOP family class I SAM-dependent RNA methyltransferase — protein MNLYGIEIDYGLYKHFLEYLSDNEIDALFHSVTKPPSRYYIRVNTTKISRRDLMKRLNSRGVQAYPDEHFDDALWLPVEGPFDIPTARKQVIVDKKAAESVMLGADLYAPGIVKTDHVKEGDEVNIVSDNGVVVAFGTAVVDSDEILKTRRGLYIKVEKSLYKAPKIRDLPEYKEGLLYSQSLPAIAVGHVAKRARASTAVDLNAAPGGKATHLAQIGLRIIAVDRSWPKIEKLKEEVKRLGLADRIDVVLHDSRYLDRDFPRLAADLALVDPPCTDIGVRPKIYHKVTIEMAKTLSRYQIQFLKTALKIAPTVIYSTCTLTYIENEDVIRKVGAEPVDTGLEIGAPGWGCPECRRFLPHIHNTPGFFIALLRRRR, from the coding sequence ATGAACCTATACGGTATAGAAATAGATTATGGGCTCTATAAACACTTTCTCGAATATCTCTCCGATAACGAAATAGATGCGCTTTTTCACTCTGTCACAAAGCCCCCCTCTAGATATTATATAAGGGTAAATACTACAAAGATAAGCCGTAGAGACTTAATGAAGAGATTAAACTCCAGGGGAGTTCAGGCATACCCGGACGAACATTTTGACGATGCCCTATGGCTTCCTGTAGAGGGGCCTTTTGACATACCGACAGCCAGGAAACAAGTCATAGTTGATAAAAAAGCTGCAGAAAGCGTAATGCTAGGTGCGGATCTTTACGCACCTGGTATCGTAAAGACAGATCACGTCAAGGAAGGCGACGAAGTAAATATAGTGTCAGACAACGGCGTAGTCGTTGCCTTTGGAACTGCTGTTGTAGATAGTGATGAAATCTTAAAGACCCGGAGGGGGTTGTATATAAAGGTAGAGAAATCTCTTTACAAAGCACCAAAGATAAGGGACTTACCTGAGTATAAAGAAGGCTTGTTGTATAGCCAAAGTCTTCCGGCAATAGCTGTGGGACATGTGGCAAAGAGGGCAAGAGCTTCTACAGCGGTAGATCTCAACGCTGCGCCAGGCGGAAAGGCTACACATTTAGCTCAGATAGGGCTACGTATAATAGCTGTAGATAGATCTTGGCCAAAAATAGAGAAGCTAAAAGAAGAGGTTAAGAGACTAGGTCTAGCCGATAGAATTGACGTCGTTTTACATGACAGTAGATATTTAGATAGAGACTTTCCCCGCTTGGCGGCCGATTTGGCTCTAGTAGACCCGCCTTGTACAGACATAGGGGTGCGCCCCAAGATTTATCATAAGGTGACTATAGAGATGGCTAAGACGTTATCTAGATATCAGATCCAGTTTCTCAAGACAGCACTTAAGATAGCACCGACGGTCATATACTCCACCTGCACACTTACGTATATAGAAAATGAGGATGTTATAAGGAAAGTAGGCGCAGAGCCCGTTGATACAGGATTAGAAATAGGCGCCCCTGGGTGGGGATGTCCAGAATGTAGAAGATTCTTACCTCACATACATAATACGCCTGGTTTCTTCATTGCGCTTTTACGCCGCCGGCGTTAG
- a CDS encoding DNA polymerase sliding clamp, with the protein MVVRALFPKGKEPRYAFEVLIKTLPEASLIFSQEGIVLKALDPTKTVLFDLIFHAASLEDYFIEEETRVGLIFTTIKDVIKRIGATEKLELEVDKENNRFSLYVYPKRGKEVGLTRRFSFPIVQVVEEEVPELALTFEASFEIDSGVFDDILSMVEEVSDWIQITAMPDKVIFKGIGEGGKVAEAELSQESESIFNISLENSASSKYSVETLKDISSKMKSLSKRVKVELSSNKPLKLTYEFTTGTFTAVIAPRVD; encoded by the coding sequence ATGGTTGTTAGGGCTTTATTTCCAAAGGGGAAAGAGCCACGCTATGCATTTGAGGTGCTCATTAAAACTCTACCAGAGGCGTCCCTAATTTTCTCCCAAGAGGGTATTGTACTCAAAGCGCTCGATCCTACAAAGACCGTGCTATTTGATTTAATATTTCACGCCGCATCTCTTGAGGATTATTTTATAGAGGAGGAAACAAGGGTAGGCCTCATCTTTACCACAATAAAAGACGTCATTAAGCGTATAGGTGCGACAGAAAAACTAGAGCTAGAGGTCGATAAAGAGAATAATAGATTCTCCCTATATGTATATCCAAAGAGAGGGAAGGAGGTCGGCTTAACAAGACGTTTTTCATTTCCAATAGTACAGGTAGTTGAAGAAGAAGTTCCAGAGCTCGCGTTAACCTTTGAAGCATCTTTTGAGATAGACTCCGGCGTTTTTGACGACATATTATCTATGGTAGAGGAGGTATCTGATTGGATACAGATAACGGCGATGCCAGACAAAGTTATATTTAAAGGCATTGGCGAAGGCGGAAAAGTTGCTGAGGCTGAGTTAAGTCAAGAGAGTGAGTCTATATTCAATATCTCGTTGGAAAATTCGGCGTCTTCAAAATATAGCGTAGAGACGCTTAAAGACATCAGCAGTAAGATGAAGAGTTTGTCTAAACGTGTTAAGGTTGAGCTCTCATCAAATAAACCACTTAAGTTGACGTATGAATTCACCACGGGGACTTTTACGGCGGTTATAGCACCTAGAGTAGACTAA
- a CDS encoding succinate dehydrogenase, with amino-acid sequence MAKEGINKNTEVGTMRSGMGLGEWFRYVNYERLFFTIQRVSGIYLVLYLFGRVFSDAFLGWEVTESFDATPLGKLLGALFFIFIVFHGLNGLRIALVEFGVIKGWPIRDPIKPLPALRTSKLHKLYIAFMILVGLAAVVYMPYLTFFGQHFYVGP; translated from the coding sequence ATGGCTAAAGAAGGAATTAATAAAAATACTGAAGTTGGTACTATGAGATCTGGCATGGGGTTAGGCGAGTGGTTTAGATATGTAAACTATGAGAGGCTCTTCTTCACAATACAAAGAGTCAGCGGCATATATCTAGTCTTGTATTTATTTGGACGTGTATTTTCAGACGCATTTTTAGGGTGGGAGGTTACGGAGAGTTTTGACGCAACCCCGTTGGGTAAGCTACTCGGCGCTCTCTTTTTTATATTCATCGTATTCCATGGTCTCAACGGCCTTAGAATAGCGTTAGTGGAGTTCGGAGTCATAAAGGGCTGGCCGATTAGAGACCCGATAAAGCCGCTCCCAGCTTTAAGAACGTCAAAACTTCATAAACTATATATAGCCTTTATGATATTAGTGGGCCTAGCCGCTGTGGTATATATGCCATATTTAACATTCTTTGGACAACATTTCTACGTGGGACCATGA
- a CDS encoding succinate dehydrogenase iron-sulfur subunit, with translation MKSVVIKIKRYDGKKSWWQEYKVEAPSERVSVLDLLLKVKEEQDPTLAVRYSCRMAICGSCGMVINGVPRLACQTLLSDLKTDVITVEPLWNHKVIKDLVVDLEPDFEKVKKVKPYIIRDIKEIYETDREFGQKPEELDKYYNFAYCIQCGLCMAACPVVATHERFLGPMALNAAYRWSADSRDQGWKERAKIIDVEEGVWGCHLAYTCSAVCPRGVDPGFSIQLLKAALLRRAKRP, from the coding sequence ATGAAGTCGGTAGTAATAAAAATAAAAAGATACGACGGTAAAAAGAGTTGGTGGCAGGAGTATAAAGTTGAGGCGCCGTCGGAAAGAGTCTCTGTGCTAGATCTTCTACTTAAAGTCAAAGAAGAACAGGACCCTACACTTGCAGTACGCTATAGTTGTCGCATGGCTATATGTGGCTCATGTGGCATGGTTATAAATGGCGTACCTCGCCTGGCGTGTCAAACATTGCTCTCTGATTTAAAAACGGACGTAATAACAGTAGAGCCCTTGTGGAATCATAAAGTGATAAAAGACCTAGTTGTAGATTTAGAGCCTGATTTTGAAAAAGTTAAGAAGGTAAAACCCTATATAATTCGTGACATAAAAGAAATCTATGAAACAGACAGAGAATTTGGGCAAAAGCCCGAGGAGTTAGACAAATACTACAACTTTGCCTATTGTATTCAATGTGGCTTATGTATGGCCGCTTGCCCTGTTGTTGCCACCCACGAGAGATTTCTCGGGCCTATGGCGCTCAATGCTGCATATAGATGGAGCGCGGATAGCAGAGACCAAGGCTGGAAAGAGCGAGCTAAAATCATCGACGTAGAAGAGGGCGTATGGGGTTGCCACCTGGCTTATACGTGTAGCGCTGTTTGTCCACGTGGTGTCGATCCAGGTTTTTCAATACAATTGCTGAAAGCTGCATTATTAAGACGTGCAAAAAGGCCTTAA
- a CDS encoding succinate dehydrogenase/fumarate reductase flavoprotein subunit: MEILKYDLVIVGSGIAGLRAATAAAWTSGGKISIAILSKVQAMRSHSLSAEGGMSAVLYPEKTGDSLELHAYDTVKGSDFLADQDAVQILVEYAPREVRYLERIGVPWSREPDGRISQRPFGGMSIPRTTFAADKTGFFIMSTLFSETRRFDNIHVFHEHFVTKFIVENGEFKGVTAYDLKTGEFKLFYAKAGIIATGGAGRLYRFTTTAHSTTGETLGYALREGIAIKDMEFVQWHPTALVPSGILVSEAARGEGGYLINKEGERFMKRYAPQKMELAPRDIVSRAILTECAEGRGFQHETGMCYVGLDLRHLGEEKINKRIPFIRELAHKYAGIDVFSEPIPVRPAVHYTMGGIHTDTWGRVLTADGKWIKGLWAAGEAAAVSVHGANRLGSNSLSECSVWGRLTGEQAAKYAMETPALASPSEKLLDIAKREESRIFDVLLHKEVNAPSPYEVKRQLNDIMEEHFGPFRHASSMAEGLAKLKKLREYRSFRVVDSSKVYNQNLKDALEVDGMIDLALVIGVGAYTRTESRGAHYRLDYPRRDDVNWLKHTVAYLYGGEIKLTYTPVTITKWKPEERKY; encoded by the coding sequence ATGGAAATTTTAAAATACGACCTCGTAATAGTGGGGTCGGGAATTGCCGGCTTGCGTGCTGCTACAGCTGCTGCTTGGACTAGCGGCGGCAAGATCTCCATTGCAATATTGTCAAAGGTACAGGCAATGCGCAGCCATAGCTTATCTGCCGAAGGCGGTATGTCGGCAGTTCTATACCCTGAAAAGACAGGGGACTCTCTTGAATTACATGCCTATGACACAGTTAAGGGTAGCGATTTTCTCGCAGATCAAGACGCTGTACAGATATTAGTAGAATACGCCCCCAGAGAGGTGCGCTATTTGGAGAGAATCGGCGTACCTTGGAGCCGAGAGCCAGATGGGCGAATTTCACAGAGACCTTTTGGTGGGATGTCAATACCGCGTACAACATTTGCCGCCGATAAGACAGGCTTCTTCATTATGTCTACACTCTTTTCGGAAACCAGAAGGTTTGACAATATACATGTATTTCATGAACATTTTGTTACGAAGTTTATAGTTGAAAATGGCGAATTCAAAGGAGTTACTGCCTACGATTTAAAAACCGGCGAATTTAAACTCTTCTATGCCAAAGCCGGTATCATCGCGACAGGCGGTGCGGGCAGGCTATACCGCTTCACCACTACGGCACATTCAACCACTGGGGAAACTCTAGGGTATGCACTAAGAGAGGGCATCGCAATTAAAGACATGGAATTTGTCCAATGGCATCCCACAGCTCTCGTCCCCAGCGGCATACTTGTTAGTGAAGCCGCCAGAGGGGAGGGAGGTTATCTCATTAATAAAGAGGGAGAACGGTTTATGAAAAGATACGCCCCACAAAAGATGGAATTGGCGCCAAGAGATATAGTATCAAGGGCGATACTAACCGAATGTGCAGAGGGGAGGGGCTTCCAACATGAAACAGGTATGTGTTACGTGGGTCTAGATCTTAGACACTTGGGAGAGGAGAAGATAAACAAAAGGATACCATTTATACGCGAACTGGCACATAAGTATGCAGGTATCGATGTATTCTCAGAGCCAATCCCGGTAAGACCTGCAGTACACTACACAATGGGAGGCATACACACAGATACGTGGGGCCGTGTATTGACCGCAGACGGCAAGTGGATTAAGGGCCTTTGGGCCGCTGGCGAGGCGGCAGCCGTAAGTGTTCACGGAGCAAACCGTCTTGGCTCTAATTCACTAAGCGAATGTTCAGTATGGGGGCGGTTGACAGGCGAACAAGCTGCAAAATACGCAATGGAGACCCCGGCTCTTGCATCTCCTAGCGAAAAACTGTTAGATATAGCAAAGAGAGAGGAAAGTAGAATCTTTGACGTGTTACTTCACAAAGAGGTCAACGCGCCTAGTCCTTATGAGGTTAAAAGACAGCTCAATGACATAATGGAAGAACATTTTGGACCATTTAGACATGCATCCTCAATGGCCGAGGGGCTCGCCAAACTTAAAAAACTTAGGGAGTATAGGTCGTTTAGAGTGGTTGATAGCAGTAAAGTCTACAATCAGAATCTAAAAGATGCCTTAGAGGTCGATGGAATGATAGACCTAGCGCTCGTCATAGGAGTGGGCGCATATACAAGAACTGAGTCTAGAGGAGCGCATTATAGACTTGATTACCCGAGGAGAGACGACGTCAATTGGCTAAAACATACAGTAGCTTATCTCTACGGGGGAGAGATCAAGCTCACATATACTCCGGTTACAATAACTAAGTGGAAACCAGAGGAAAGGAAGTATTAA
- a CDS encoding bis(5'-nucleosyl)-tetraphosphatase codes for MYFYEKSAGAVVYTIDHGEVLYLLLHGRYGWDFPHGIVRLRETDEAAALREILEETGLKVELVPSFREEIRYKYSKRGHTIYREVVYFLAKSRERTVKLSREHDAYVWAAREKALRLITRDETRAVLLRAWRKILEIEKIS; via the coding sequence GTGTACTTTTATGAAAAGTCTGCTGGCGCAGTGGTATATACCATAGATCACGGCGAGGTATTGTATCTGTTACTACATGGGAGATATGGATGGGACTTCCCCCATGGTATAGTTCGTCTACGTGAAACAGACGAGGCGGCTGCACTCAGGGAAATATTAGAGGAGACAGGGCTGAAGGTGGAGCTAGTCCCCTCATTTAGAGAGGAGATACGGTACAAGTATTCTAAAAGGGGACACACAATATATAGAGAAGTCGTATATTTCTTAGCTAAAAGCCGCGAAAGAACAGTCAAATTATCTAGAGAACATGACGCTTATGTGTGGGCCGCTAGAGAAAAGGCACTTAGACTAATAACTAGAGACGAAACAAGGGCGGTCTTGCTTAGAGCTTGGAGAAAAATTCTAGAAATTGAAAAAATTAGCTAA
- a CDS encoding S8 family serine peptidase, giving the protein MGIKSLLAVIPILTIVVYAQVVSGVNPTVLDTDTPVLAKVVVSDLYSFASQWGVKPEFQQLKVVGKETKIVTMAVNGVSLQGRFGNTATELYYKGPARSLKAVIESPYVKFVYIKALPEVPPREFFAEIRSLAETDMGMPQPNLPVMREIIGATKVEQLFGVNGTGVVIAVVDTGVDYGHPDLQDALAWLIKTTDGREIIASTIALVGTTLQYKTLRGQTAALLLSQVQSLEPLVLDADESQVVLLIPVAASGGYLPVGGKTFYVIDGVFVHNVTARCNYAVAGLVSRSGVFKFGMTNLYIPWYGGYVKAGIVMYDPDQPGVYTAARVDINGNCNFADDPELRYFGNRLIVDNPTAPTVSLGVAGGYFYDWGRWFDSYAKFYPGWDLAGNYLSIFYDFHSHGTACSSVAAGRGKAVYNLGYLGPQRLIGIAPGAKVLGVKGLWWGMVEAGMMWAAGFDVNQAGQWYWTGQKRAHVISNSWGISTFIYDYAAFGYDFESAVINGLAAPRFLDRNYPGIVIIQAGGNGGYGFGTITSPGAAVGAITVGATTSGHFWLALGTPFYGFRWGDIISWSLRGPTPAGYVKPDVVNIGAFGIAAYPVGWGKYYYGIAEDWDIFGGTSQATPLTAGVVALVLSSVMDKTDPAVVDPYLVRQFITSTAIDIGYTPFTAGHGFVNATAAVIAARSYYGLPVPKAPVALFRTDSSVNLGTSWDFQWRVNIPLYFGYLMNNLLPTQWATYLQTRVTQPTIGMTSLYLATIPGGQAVGFVYVTSLNSTVTVSTYAATLTPIYKKLVTLTIPVRTVGDYFTMQQLGFDENIIRQADLVVFRLSYSFSVFDPEFNYAENVRPVLWAFGWTDLDNNGAISINELTWLNYGYQRGTAVEVSVTKPGVRLAPNQRLVIRIDIRPVRTPYPPSVPVTVEVIVYKRTPATDVQITPATITLRPRQSYMFTVRVVAPATAAPTAYERLIVFNINGTSYVVPLSYIVRTSVRINEVYTLTAGRSDSWYNASEVRGANDWRWRYESGDWRVYYISTPTLARGLYVDFSWKCANTSLIVYAITDGGFFAGYFWNQGISFHRYLGSGRFVWTGTNGQTKIVTLPSVSFAVPVPVSGLVYTTMSASYPVVTSNSFAILVRTSLYGGCGTSEQINGVVRPFRDPRDMPVLSTVSPYVNFMLSPPPIGYDLVYKTANVLGGGFVVPMVAVGSDLSFNMYFIRTPLFVDYVALMYSPSFATVYRTSGNNFAKYPFYVVEGVSVIS; this is encoded by the coding sequence ATGGGTATAAAATCTCTCCTAGCTGTAATACCCATACTTACAATAGTTGTATATGCACAAGTTGTCTCTGGCGTAAATCCGACGGTGCTTGACACAGATACGCCGGTGTTAGCAAAGGTCGTGGTTTCAGACTTATACTCGTTTGCGTCTCAGTGGGGTGTAAAGCCGGAATTTCAACAATTAAAAGTAGTTGGAAAAGAGACTAAGATAGTCACAATGGCGGTCAACGGGGTTTCTCTACAAGGCAGATTTGGCAATACGGCTACAGAACTATACTATAAAGGCCCTGCCAGATCTCTTAAGGCTGTAATTGAATCTCCATACGTCAAGTTTGTCTATATAAAAGCCCTCCCCGAAGTTCCTCCACGTGAGTTCTTTGCAGAAATTCGCTCGCTGGCTGAAACCGACATGGGTATGCCACAGCCTAACCTCCCAGTCATGAGAGAGATCATAGGGGCTACAAAGGTGGAGCAATTATTTGGCGTCAATGGGACAGGCGTCGTAATTGCTGTTGTAGACACCGGCGTTGACTACGGACATCCAGATCTACAAGACGCCCTCGCTTGGCTTATAAAAACTACCGACGGTAGAGAGATAATTGCGTCTACCATAGCGCTGGTCGGAACTACGCTTCAGTACAAGACGTTGAGAGGCCAGACGGCGGCGCTTCTACTTAGCCAAGTCCAGTCGCTTGAGCCTCTCGTCTTAGACGCAGACGAGTCCCAAGTCGTGTTGCTCATTCCTGTGGCGGCCTCTGGGGGGTATCTCCCCGTGGGCGGCAAGACCTTCTACGTAATCGACGGCGTGTTTGTCCACAACGTAACAGCGAGGTGCAACTACGCGGTGGCGGGGCTGGTCAGCCGTAGCGGCGTCTTTAAATTCGGCATGACCAATCTCTACATCCCATGGTATGGCGGATATGTAAAAGCAGGCATTGTTATGTACGACCCAGACCAGCCGGGCGTATACACAGCCGCACGTGTTGATATAAACGGCAATTGCAACTTTGCAGATGATCCAGAGCTTAGGTACTTCGGAAATAGGCTCATCGTGGACAACCCGACGGCGCCGACGGTTAGCTTGGGCGTTGCAGGAGGCTACTTCTACGACTGGGGCCGGTGGTTCGACTCCTACGCAAAGTTCTACCCAGGCTGGGATTTAGCTGGTAATTACCTCAGCATATTCTACGATTTCCACAGCCACGGCACGGCCTGTAGCTCTGTAGCCGCCGGCAGGGGGAAGGCGGTGTATAACCTCGGCTACCTAGGCCCACAGAGACTGATTGGCATAGCACCGGGCGCCAAGGTGCTAGGGGTGAAAGGCCTGTGGTGGGGCATGGTGGAGGCAGGCATGATGTGGGCAGCCGGCTTTGACGTAAACCAGGCGGGACAGTGGTACTGGACGGGCCAAAAGAGGGCGCACGTAATTAGCAACAGCTGGGGGATCTCTACCTTTATCTATGATTACGCCGCATTTGGCTACGACTTCGAGTCGGCAGTAATTAACGGGCTAGCGGCTCCGAGGTTTTTAGACCGGAACTACCCAGGTATAGTGATTATCCAGGCAGGCGGCAACGGAGGTTACGGCTTTGGCACGATAACTAGCCCAGGCGCCGCCGTTGGCGCAATAACCGTGGGAGCGACGACCAGCGGACACTTCTGGCTCGCCTTAGGCACACCGTTTTATGGCTTTAGATGGGGCGATATCATCAGTTGGTCTCTTAGAGGGCCTACGCCTGCCGGCTATGTGAAGCCCGATGTTGTAAACATTGGAGCTTTCGGAATAGCGGCGTATCCCGTCGGCTGGGGCAAATATTACTATGGCATCGCGGAAGATTGGGATATCTTTGGCGGGACTTCCCAAGCGACGCCGCTTACAGCTGGCGTTGTTGCTCTAGTGTTGAGTTCGGTTATGGACAAAACCGATCCGGCTGTGGTGGATCCGTATTTAGTTAGACAATTTATCACAAGTACGGCAATTGATATTGGGTACACACCGTTTACCGCAGGTCATGGATTTGTAAATGCTACAGCCGCAGTGATTGCCGCTAGAAGCTACTACGGACTGCCGGTCCCCAAGGCGCCTGTAGCTCTGTTCAGGACGGACTCGTCCGTAAATCTCGGCACCTCGTGGGATTTCCAATGGAGAGTCAACATACCGCTTTATTTCGGTTATCTAATGAACAATCTATTACCCACACAATGGGCCACTTACCTACAGACCAGAGTTACGCAACCAACTATCGGCATGACGAGTTTGTATCTAGCAACTATCCCCGGTGGACAAGCCGTGGGCTTTGTCTATGTCACATCGCTCAACTCCACAGTCACTGTATCTACATATGCGGCAACACTTACCCCAATTTATAAGAAGTTGGTTACCTTGACTATTCCTGTAAGAACTGTGGGTGATTACTTTACAATGCAACAACTGGGCTTTGATGAAAATATAATTAGACAGGCAGACCTAGTTGTGTTTAGACTCTCCTACAGCTTCTCAGTTTTTGACCCAGAGTTTAACTACGCCGAAAATGTAAGACCTGTCCTCTGGGCATTTGGCTGGACAGACTTAGATAACAACGGCGCTATTTCCATAAACGAGCTGACTTGGCTCAACTACGGATATCAACGTGGCACAGCCGTGGAGGTGTCAGTTACAAAACCCGGCGTTAGACTTGCGCCAAACCAGAGGCTTGTCATAAGGATTGATATTAGGCCCGTCAGAACGCCATATCCACCATCCGTCCCTGTCACAGTAGAGGTTATAGTCTACAAGAGGACGCCGGCAACCGATGTACAGATAACGCCGGCAACTATCACACTGAGACCGCGCCAGAGCTATATGTTTACAGTACGCGTGGTGGCGCCAGCAACTGCGGCCCCCACAGCATACGAGAGACTGATCGTGTTTAACATAAATGGGACTAGCTATGTGGTGCCGCTGAGCTACATAGTTAGAACAAGCGTACGCATAAATGAGGTCTATACCCTCACTGCTGGGAGGTCGGACAGTTGGTATAACGCCAGCGAGGTCAGAGGCGCAAATGACTGGCGTTGGAGATACGAGTCTGGCGACTGGCGCGTCTACTATATCTCAACGCCGACCTTAGCAAGGGGTCTCTACGTAGACTTCAGCTGGAAATGCGCCAACACCTCCCTGATAGTCTATGCTATAACTGACGGCGGCTTCTTCGCTGGGTACTTCTGGAACCAGGGAATCTCCTTCCATCGCTACCTAGGCTCCGGCAGATTCGTCTGGACTGGGACTAACGGACAGACAAAAATTGTGACTCTACCCTCTGTCTCATTTGCTGTGCCCGTACCAGTGAGCGGTCTTGTATATACGACAATGTCGGCGTCGTATCCAGTGGTCACAAGCAATAGCTTTGCAATATTGGTTAGAACATCGCTTTATGGCGGCTGTGGCACAAGTGAGCAGATAAATGGCGTGGTTAGACCATTCAGAGACCCACGCGATATGCCGGTGTTGTCTACCGTGTCGCCGTATGTAAACTTCATGCTTAGCCCGCCGCCGATTGGATACGACCTCGTGTATAAGACTGCAAATGTGCTAGGAGGCGGATTTGTGGTGCCTATGGTAGCCGTCGGTTCCGATTTAAGTTTCAATATGTACTTTATAAGAACGCCCCTATTTGTCGACTATGTGGCGTTGATGTACTCGCCGAGTTTTGCGACTGTTTATAGGACCAGCGGAAACAACTTTGCAAAATATCCATTCTACGTAGTTGAGGGCGTGTCTGTAATTAGCTAA
- the pth2 gene encoding peptidyl-tRNA hydrolase Pth2: MKMSIVIRRDLKISCGKAAAQAGHAAVECVMKALENARWRKWLEQWIDEGQKKIVLAAENLEHLYELYRKAGSLDLPTAVVVDAGLTEVPPGTPTAICVGPAPDELVDAVTGSLKLYK; this comes from the coding sequence ATGAAGATGTCTATTGTTATAAGGAGAGATCTCAAGATCTCGTGTGGAAAAGCGGCGGCTCAGGCGGGACATGCGGCTGTTGAGTGTGTAATGAAGGCGCTTGAAAACGCCAGGTGGCGTAAATGGCTTGAGCAGTGGATAGACGAGGGCCAGAAGAAAATTGTCTTAGCCGCAGAGAATTTGGAACATTTATATGAGCTTTATAGAAAGGCCGGGTCTTTAGATTTACCGACAGCAGTTGTTGTAGACGCTGGACTGACGGAGGTGCCGCCGGGAACTCCCACGGCCATTTGCGTAGGGCCGGCTCCTGATGAGTTAGTAGACGCAGTGACTGGGTCTCTAAAGCTATATAAATAG